The Drechmeria coniospora strain ARSEF 6962 chromosome 02, whole genome shotgun sequence genome has a segment encoding these proteins:
- a CDS encoding ammonium permease, which produces MTSMAVEYNGTTGVADDGYSSGVHNLNIFYDTGHMTFLTICSVLVLLMIPGVGFFYGGLARRKSALQLVLLSMLSVAIIGFQWFFWGYSLTFSRTGNAFLGDLTQFGLMNTLGEPNGSPLLPDILLCLYQGMFASITPALAIGAVADRGRMLPALVFIFVWSTIVYDPIAYWTWNANGWLFKLPAYDFAGGGPVHIASGSCALAYSLMLGRRAGYSTNAGLPYRPHSVTNVVLGTVFLWVGWFGFNGGSALAMNLRAVMACYVTNLAASCGAISWILLDYRLERKWSTIGFCSGAISGLVAITPAAGFVTPWAAVIIGVCGGVCCNFATKLKFLIGVDDALDIFAVHGIGGMIGNILTGIFGTSTIAGLDGNNYSPIGWIQGNWIQLGYQLAGICAAFGWSFVLTCIILFLMNLVPGLSLRVSAEDEDIGIDDCQLGEFAYDYVELTRHVTDADRTVSSSSSAANEKTGPNAV; this is translated from the exons ATGACGAGCATGGCGGTAGAATACAATGGCACCACcggcgtggccgacgacggctacTCGTCTGGTGTCCACAACCTGAACATCTTTTACGAC ACCGGCCACATGACATTTCTTACCATTtgctccgtcctcgtcctgctcatGATccccggcgtcggcttcTTCTACGGCGGGCTCGCCCGTCGCAAGTCGGCCCTCCAGCTCGTTCTGCTGTCCATGCTctccgtcgccatcatcggcttCCAGTGGTTCTTCTGGGGCTACTCCTTGACCTTTTCGCGCACTGGCAACGCCTTCCTTGGTGACCTGACCCAGTTTGGCTTGATGAACACGCTCGGGGAGCCCAACGGCTCTCCGCTGCTGCCGGACATTCTTCTCTGCCTCTACCAGGGCATGTTTGCCTCCATTAC TCCGGCCCTTGCCATCGGTGCCGTGGCTGATCGCGGCCGCATGCTTCCGGCCCTCGTCTTCATCTTCGTCTGGTCCACCATCGTCTACGATCCCATCGCCTACTGGACTTGGAACGCCAACGGCTGGCTTTTCAAGCTGCCCGCCTACGACtttgccggcggcggccccgtTCACATCGCCTCCGGCTCCTGCGCCCTCGCCTACAGCCTcatgctcggccgccgtgccggCTACAGCACCAACGCCGGCCTGCCCTACCGACCCCACAGCGTCACcaacgtcgtcctcggcaccgtCTTCCTCTGGGTCGGCTGGTTCGGCTTCAACGGCGGCTCCGCCCTCGCCATGAACCTGcgcgccgtcatggcctgcTACGTCACCAACCTCGCCGCTTCCTGCGGCGCCATCAGCTGGATCCTGCTCGATTACCGCCTCGAGCGGAAGTGGAGCACCATCGGTTTCTGCTCCGGCGCCATctccggcctcgtcgccatcacccCCGCGGCCGGCTTCGTCACTCCCTGGGCtgccgtcatcatcggcgtCTGCGGCGGCGTCTGCTGCAACTTTGCCACCAAGCTCAAGTtcctcatcggcgtcgacgatgctcTCGACATCTTCGCCGTCCACGGCATTGGCGGCATGATCGGCAACATTCTTACCGGCATCTTTGGCAC CTCCACGATAGCCGGACTCGACGGGAACAACTACAGCCCTATCGGCTGGATTCAAGGAAACTGGATCCAGCTGGGCTACCAGCTCGCTGGTATCTGTGCCGCCTTCGGCTGGTCCTTTGTCTTGACCTGCATCATCCTTTTCCTCATGAACCTCGTGCCAGGCCTGTCCCTGCGCGTCtccgccgaggatgaggataTCGGCATCGATGACTGCCAGCTCGGCGAGTTCGCCTATGACTACGTCGAGCTGACGCGCCATGTCACCGATGCCGACCGCACCGTGTCGTCAAGCAGCTCAGCTGCCAACGAGAAGACTGGGCCCAACGCCGTCTGA
- a CDS encoding F-box domain-containing protein, protein MPHGGSFGDFPVTVDHRKHSKYGANGAEQAGTDQHDTMYCTASPLDSTYSVPVIGLFACIVAPSCSALLPLLIHVHVHHHHRRRQQPFFITPPRAITDDICSTPGSSAGTRPYPLLPFPLGASASLALLAPSDVISAPCRPALTKRTHARKHAVEAPIGFECLGDVGEADASSETQRPLASRVRPPVRLELARRHPCLVGESVHPVERGRTPLSETPRTRLTLDCRPRADAMSAVPDVAADEQDDSRSSSSTTSPAPADNEESDFFLGANDSQSSLGVPNFQDMQVDDTCWPPVNSLPNEILIGVFSKLSTPSDLYHCMLVSRRWARNAVDLLWHRPACSNWKNHSSICQTLGLEHPFFSYRDFIKRLNLAALADNVNDGSVLPLAVCSRVERLTLTNCRGLTDSGLIALVQNSASLLALDISNDKNITERSIAAIAHHCKRLQGLNISSCDGISNESMITLAKSCKYIKRLKLNECAQLRDDAILAFADNCRNLLEIDLHQCHQIGNGPVTLLLSNGNCLRELRLANCDLIDDNAFLSLPDGQVYDNLRILDLTSCTRLTDAAVEKIIDSAPRLRNLVLAKCRNITDAAVHAIAKLGKNLHYVHLGHCGQITDEGVKKLVNSCNRIRYIDLGCCTNLTDDSVKRLALLPKLKRIGLVKCSSITDDSVFALAEAAYRPRVRRDASGVFVGGEYFASSLERVHLSYCVNLTLRSIMRLLNSCPRLTHLSLTGVAAFQRDDFQAYCRVAPPEFTQHQRDVFCVFSGSMVSQFRDFLNTSPRFEELRESLPYRAGGSRIRGAAARRSQAMANNLPAAEVEGFDDEMADEDNDFEGLDGSEMAVDALVQLQQAGIDAGPNNSAPAATYMIPVPPPAPTLAQQPFVPPSGQGHAAASQQYMFPPSGPMGPLAFSSFVNRNMASGPPAGAHGQMQASMAPLPESNLQTASTAGDGPSTGASTAPMQSAPFHQDPARE, encoded by the exons ATGCCCCACGGCGGCAGCTTTGGTGACTTCCCAGTGACCGTCGACCACcgcaagcacagcaagtacgggg CGAATGGTGCCGAGCAAGCAGGTACCGACCAGCACGAcaccatgtactgtaccgcTAGTCCACTTGATTcaacctactccgtacccgtgATTGGGTTGTTTGCTTGCATCGTTGCCCCGTCTTGCTCTGCTCTCCTGCCACTCCTCAtccacgtccacgtccaccatcaccatcgccgccgacaacAACCATTCTTCATCACCCCCCCTCGAGCAATCACCGACGACATCTGCAGCACACCCGGCAGCTCTGCTGGAACGCGGCCATACCCGCTCCTTCCATTTCCGCTTGGAGCCTCCGCCAGCCTGGCCCTTCTCGCTCCATCCGACGTCATCTCCGCTCCCTGCCGCCCTGCCCTGACCAaacgcacgcacgcacgcaagcacgccgtcgaggctccGATCGGATTCGAGTGCCTTGGCGACGTTGGTGAAGCCGACGCGTCCTCCGAAA CCCAACGCCCGCTCGCTTCCCGAGTCCGCCCGCCCGTTcgtctcgagctcgcccgccgccacccGTGTTTGGTCGGAGAGAGCGTGCATCCCGTCGAGCGAGGAAGAACGCCCCTGTCCGAGACCCCTCGGACTCGTCTCACTCTTGACTGCCGACCCCGTGCCGACGCCATGTCTGCCGTGCCCGatgttgccgccgacgagcaggacgactctcgctcgtcgtcgtcgaccaccTCGCCCGCTCCCGCCGACAATGAGGAGTCCGACTTCTTCCTCGGAGCAAATGACTCCCAGTCGTCGCTCGGCGTTCCCAACTTCCAGGACATGCAGGTCGACGACACCTGCTGGCCCCCCGTCAACTCGCTCCCCAACGAGATCCTCATCGGCGTCTTCTCCAAGCTCAGCACGCCCTCCGACCTCTATCATTGCATGCTCGTCTCCAGACGCTGGGCGAGGAACGCCGTCGATCTCCTGTGGCACAGACCCGCCTGCAGCAACTGGAAGAACCACAGCAGCATATGCCAgaccctcggcctcgagcatcCCTTCTTCAGCTACCGCGACTTCATCAAGCGTCTCAACCTCGcggccctcgccgacaacgtcaacgacggcagcgtcctGCCGCTGGCCGTCTGCTCCAGGGTGGAGCGGCTGACCTTGACCAACTGTCGAGGCCTGACCGACTCGGGCCTCATCGCCCTGGTCCAGAACAGCGCCtcgctcctcgccctcgacatcTCCAACGACAAGAACATCACCGAGCggtccatcgccgccatcgcccatCACTGCAAGCGCCTACAGGGGCTCAACATCTCGAGCTGCGACGGCATTTCGAACGAGAGCATGATCACGCTGGCCAAgagttgcaagtacatcaaGCGG CTGAAGCTCAACGAATGCGCCCAACTCCGCGACGATGCCATCTTGGCCTTCGCCGACAACTGCCGCAACCTTCTCGAGATCGACCTGCATCAGTGCCACCAGATTGGCAACGGCCCTGTCACCTTGCTCCTCTCCAACGGCAACTGTCTCCGTGAGCTGCGACTCGCCAACTGCGacctcatcgacgacaaCGCCTTCCTCTCCTTGCCCGACGGCCAGGTCTATGACAACCTGCGCATTCTCGACCTGACCTCGTGCACGAGGCTgaccgatgccgccgtcgagaagaTCATCGATTCCGCACCCCGTCTCCGcaacctcgtcctcgccaagTGTCGCAACatcaccgacgccgccgtccacgCCATCGCCAAGCTGGGCAAGAATCTGCACTacgtccatctcggccattGCGGACAGATCACCGACGAGGGTGTCAAGAAACTCGTCAACTCGTGCAACAGGATTCGCTACATCGACCTCGGCTGCTGCACGAACCTGACGGACGATTCCGTCAAGCGCCTGGCTCTCCTCCCCAAGCTGAAGcgcatcggcctcgtcaagTGCAGCTCCATCACCGACGATTccgtcttcgccctcgccgaagcGGCCTATCGGCCGCGCGTTCGTCGAGACGCGAGCGGTGTAtttgtcggcggcgagtaCTTCGCTTCGAGTCTCGAGCGAGTCCATCTGAGCTACTGCGTCAACCTTACTCTGCGG AGCATCATGAGGCTTCTCAACTCCTGTCCCCGACTGACTCACCTCAGCCTGacgggcgtcgccgccttccaGCGAGACGATTTTCAGGCATACTGTCGAGTGGCGCCCCCTG AATTCACTCAGCACCAACGGGACGTCTTTTGCGTCTTCTCCGGCAGCATGGTTTCGCAGTTTCGCGACTTCCTCAACACCTCGCCCCGGTTCGAAGAGCTGCGTGAGAGCCTGCCCTATCGAGCGGGAGGCAGTCGCATCCGTGGTGCCGCTGCTCGTCGTTCCCAGGCGATGGCCAACAATCTTCCAGCAGCCGAGGTCGaaggcttcgacgacgaaatggccgacgaggacaacgaTTTCGAGGGCTTGGATGGAAGCGaaatggccgtcgacgccttgGTCCAGCTCCAGCAGGCGGGCATCGATGCTGGCCCGAACAATTCTGCTCCGGCCGCGACGTACATGATTCCTGTGCCGCCTCCGGCGCCAACCTTGGCCCAGCAACCCTTCGTGCCGCCGAGTGGTCAGGGACATGCGGCTGCGAGCCAGCAGTACATGTTCCCTCCAAGCGGGCCCATGGGGCCTTTGGCGTTTTCGAGCTTTGTGAACAGAAACATGGCCAGTGGACCGCCGGCGGGCGCTCATGGCCAGATGCAAGCGAGCATGGCTCCGTTGCCGGAGTCGAACCTTCAGACGGCCAGCACCGCCGGCGATGGGCCATCGACGGGCGCCAGCACCGCACCGATGCAGTCGGCACCATTCCATCAAGATCCAGCGAGAGAATAG